The Quercus lobata isolate SW786 chromosome 9, ValleyOak3.0 Primary Assembly, whole genome shotgun sequence region ACAAGAACTGGAAAGGAGGGTAACTATGAACTATGTGCTGAATTTTTTAGATTAGCTTCAGAAATATACTGTGTTCCGGTTGATGGGCAAGCAGAAGAAAACAATGTTATGGTTTGCAAATCGTTAATACTGACCGTATCTTCCATGATAGCTTCAGAGAAACAAAGGAAGGCTGCATTGTCAGAAAGTGAAGTGAATGAAGCTGTAAAACTGCTAGATAAAGCAGGGAAGGTATGGATTATTAGTTATTTGCTTGACTCATAAAGCACTTGATGCCTCAAAATCTTGCTCAGTGTtgatatataatattaataataaattgtatccatCATAATCCACTTGGAATGATACAGCCCTACAATTTATGCTCTAATATTCCCTAACTCGCTCTTAATGGCATTCTTTCATGGAAGCAGATACTGAAGTCAATCTCAACTGGGACTCGACTAAATGATGATCAAATTACCACCCTTGAGCCTGATCTCTTCTTCATATACACCTTCAGTGCCTATGATATAAAAGGAAGGCTAAATGATTTAGCATCACAGCAACTCCTGGTGAAAAGTTTTGCCAGTTCAAAAGCTTGCAATTCCAAACACCTCCTTCAGATAGGCCTTACTGCCTCGCAGGCTCCACAGTCCAATCATGAAGTAGCTACCTTTGCTTTAAATGAGTGCCTCTCATCACTCCTTTCTTCTCCATCTCCAGATTTTCAAAATGTGGCTCTTATTCTGCGGAAGCTTATTGCAGTAGCAAGTATTCATAAGGGTGATACAGATGATGATGCTGTGTATGGCATGTACAAGCAAGCTTACCAAATAATGGTGGGGTTGAAGGAAGGAGAGTATCCTACTGAAGAGGGAAAATGGCTTGCCATGACAGCATGGAATCGGGCAGCACTGCCTGTGCGATTGGGGCAGATTGAAATGGCCAAGAAATGGATGAATATTGGTATGGAGCTTGCTAAGCGCATTCCAGGAATGGAGACTTACAAGGCATGCATGGAAGATTTTGTTGATTGCTTTCAAAAGAAATGTAATGTGCAGAATAATGGTGAAAATAGGCCTCAGCTAGTGGAATGATGTATACATCTGTTGTACAGGAAATTAATGGTACATCTTCCTTGTACAGATAAACTTTTAGGTGCATATAAAATTTACTCCATATAATTCAATTTAGGTCTTTTTAGGCTAGTAGGATTGGCCTTTCCACTTTGTGTATCAGCTCTTTTATTTGTGACTAGAAATTCCATGTGAAGAACAATGGTGAAATAGAATTTCGGACCCTTAAGATGGTTATCATTGGTCTTTTATTCTATATTCACCTTTTCTTTAGTAGAAATACCAAAACAATTTCtcattagaaaattttggagtAGCAAGGCATCTTTTAAATGAAAGTAACAGTCTACAGGATGTTTACTTAAATTTGTATTTACCACGTTTCTCTCAATTTCTGAAAAAGAAATCTATTTTTACTTTCATTcttgagaatttttattttcttcaggTCAAAAGTTTgtggatttaaaattttaaatcctagtattagtttatttttaaaatgaaggaATATGTAAGTTGTAAGGACAAATAGCAAGTTGAAAAAGTTTCTATTCTTCTtggaccaaaaaagaaaaaaacaaaaaataataagagaaaagtaaagaggaaaaaaaaaaaaagaaaaaaagaaaaagaaaagagaagaccCAACGGAAAACGAGAGAACCCAATCACATAAACTGATAAACTGCCACCCTTGCCTTTatcctctctctttctgtcCAAATGTTCCTCATGGAGTCTCTTTCCATGGTCGTCTCATCTTGTCCActcaaaacccagaaaccatGCAGCTCTAAGCCCATTTCCACTTGCCATTTTTTAGCTTCTCATAAACCCTATTTCCCCACCAACAAAACCCCTCTCCAAAACCATCCTCTGCTTCTCCAAACCTCTCATTTGGCTCCCCTGTTTCAAAATCTAACAAAACCCcaactctctctcactctaatCAACCTCCTCACTCCTCTTCCTTGCTTTGCTTCTGAACCTGTTGTCTCTGACAAAATTAACCTGGAGTCAGTGTTACTTGcgattgatgatttttttaacagGAACCCATTTTTTGTTGCTGGGTGTACTTTTATTTGGCTGATTGTCATACCTCTAACTGACGAgtttttcttaagaaaataCAGGTTCATTTCTGCCATTGATGCATTTAGAAAACTCAGGGACGACCCCAATGTTCAGCTCTTGGATATTAGGGACAATAAGACTGTGAAGTATTTGAGGTCTCCAAATTTGAAGATACTGAACAAGGGTGTGGTCCAAGTTCAGTATTCTGAGGGAGATGAAGATGGGTTTGTGAAGAAGGTCTTGCAAAGTTTTGGGGATGTGTCAAGTACTGTGGTCTGTGTTCTGGACAAGtaagtgtcaaaattttatattcaaagTAACTCGTATCCTTTGAGAAACaagatgtttggattttttggGGAGATAACACCCAATTGAGGccttaatataacatatagataCACTGGTCAACCCAAAAGCTTGAGACTATAGGTTTGGGCCagttttgttatattatttcaacttcttcacttttttgtttgtttgttgtctTGGTTATTGCTGTAGTTGCTTAGTATATTTGAAGTGTGCATTAAGTTTACActaagaaaaggaaataattcTGTTGCATGTTGTCATATTAATTCGCTATTTTTTCCCTACAGGATAGAACTTTAAACATTGAAATAGAGTACAAAAAATGGGCTTTGGTGTTGGTAAAAAAAAAGCCTCCCCCCTTCTCTCTTGTGGCTCAGTTGTTCAATTCTAAAAGATGACAATGCACCATTCTTCTTAAAAGGCTTGCAATTTATAAAGAGTAGAGAAATAACTTGTCAGGGATTGCTCATTTGGCTTATTTTCTGTTTCCCTTAACTCAACTGAATTCGTTATAAACTTGAATATctttcccaaatttttttgttctaagtATTGTTGTAGAGGTTAAAGATGAATTCAGTTCAGTACGactgtttcttttcctttctttattgGTATTATCGTTGTTCTGTAGCTAATTTAACTGTCAGTCGAATACTTCCTATCGAAATTTATGCTGTTTTCATGACTTGTGAAAAGAACGTTGTAGTTGGTTGACCACTAGTTAGCTGTAAAAATTGTTGTCTGTCTTAGTATTTCAGTTTTCTTTCTTGATAAATAAATGCTCTGTAAAGCATATGTTTATGGTGTAAAGATTACATCGAGCGCCAGACTTTCTGATTTTAACTTCCCTTGTTTGCACCAAAATATTCTTAATTTCATCAGTAGTTTCTCTTTTTGTAAGGTAGTTTTGATGGCAATTCCATTAAAGTGGCTGAGTTATTGTTCAAGAATGGTTTCAAAGAGGCCTACGCAATCAGAGGTGGGGTCAGAGGCGACAAAGGGTGGTTGGTATGcctctttcattctttttctctctatttcaatCAGTTTTCCCCTATAGCATGGATATTAGTTTCTTTTCATTCATACATTTGTTGTAAATGGTCCACATTTGGTTGTGTCAAGATCTTTGTAACTAATTCTAATTATAAATGACTTTTAGTCCTGATTAgctaaaaattattaagtaatgGTAGGTTG contains the following coding sequences:
- the LOC115960572 gene encoding rhodanese-like domain-containing protein 4A, chloroplastic codes for the protein MFLMESLSMVVSSCPLKTQKPCSSKPISTCHFLASHKPYFPTNKTPLQNHPLLLQTSHLAPLFQNLTKPQLSLTLINLLTPLPCFASEPVVSDKINLESVLLAIDDFFNRNPFFVAGCTFIWLIVIPLTDEFFLRKYRFISAIDAFRKLRDDPNVQLLDIRDNKTVKYLRSPNLKILNKGVVQVQYSEGDEDGFVKKVLQSFGDVSSTVVCVLDNFDGNSIKVAELLFKNGFKEAYAIRGGVRGDKGWLAIQDSLLPPSVHIYPKKKVKTSQQLRMNGVIQQTKDENGSASSANIPIEDKWINDGHLNKTTESQ